A window from Triticum aestivum cultivar Chinese Spring chromosome 6D, IWGSC CS RefSeq v2.1, whole genome shotgun sequence encodes these proteins:
- the LOC123142036 gene encoding myosin-1-like: MRTVVGASVHAQCSVIPLDGTMYPRTTTCFLAAAVVLLLLPLLTSYPCTVAAHRLPPPSPPVLLLGGDASACGRSAAREGKGLAVGVARRLGHRPPVWRPPSPRPQASQGVYTPTPPPPPSINE, from the exons ATGCGAACCGTAGTAGGAGCATCAGTGCATGCCCAGTGCTCTGTGATCCCGTTAGACGGCACGATGTACCCACGGACAACCACCTGCtttctcgccgccgccgtcgtcctcctcctcctgcccctTCTGACCTCCTACCCATGCACGGTCGCCGCACATCGCCTGCCGCCGCCCTCTCCTCCAG TGCTGCTGCTAGGTGGCGACGCCAGTGCTTGCGGCCGGAGCGCGGCGCGTGAGGGGAAGGGGCTGGCGGTGGGAGTTGCCAGGCGCTTGGGGCATAGGCCGCCGGTGTGGAGGCCTCCCTCGCCGAGACCCCAGGCCAGCCAGGGGGTGTACACgcccacgccgccaccgccgccgtcgatcaACGAATAG